One window of the Clupea harengus chromosome 20, Ch_v2.0.2, whole genome shotgun sequence genome contains the following:
- the aldh1a2 gene encoding retinal dehydrogenase 2 — MTSSKVELPVEVKTDAAALMASLQLMPSPVPNPEIKYTKIFINNEWHDSESGKVFPTYNPATGEKICDVQEADKADVEKAVKAARAAFALGSPWRRMDASERGKLLGKLADLVERDSAYLATLESLDSGKPFLAALFVDMQGTIKTMRYFAGWADKIHGVTIPIDGEYFTMTRNEPIGVCGQIIPWNFPLMMMAWKLAPALSCGNTVILKPAEQTPLTALYIASLVKEAGFPPGVVNILPGYGPTAGAAIASHMGIDKVAFTGSTEVGKLIQEAAGKSNLKRVTLELGGKSPNIIFADADMDLAVEQAHQGVFFNSGQCCTAGSRVFVEESIYEEFVRRSVERAKRKMVGSPFDPTTEQGPQISEEQQQRIMALIQSGVAEGAKLECGGKICAGKGFFVEPTVFSNVTDNMRIAKEEIFGPVQQILKFKTMAEVIERANDTEYGLAAAVFTNDINKAMTVSTSMQAGTVWINCYNALSCQCPFGGYKMSGNGRELGESGLREYTEVKTITMKMTGKNS; from the exons ATCTTCATTAATAATGAATGGCATGACTCGGAGAGTGGGAAGGTCTTCCCCACCTATAACCCCGCCACTGGAGAGAAGATCTGTGACGTGCAGGAGGCCGACAAG gctGATGTGGAGAAGGCGGTGAAGGCAGCCCGTGCCGCGTTCGCTCTGGGGTCACCGTGGCGACGGATGGATGCGTCAGAGCGAGGCAAGCTGCTGGGGAAGCTGGCGGACCTGGTGGAGCGGGACAGCGCCTATCTCGCC acccTGGAGAGTTTGGACAGTGGGAAGCCCTTCCTTGCTGCTCTCTTTGTGGATATGCAGGGCACCATAAAGACCATGCGCTACTTCGCTGGATGGGCTGACAAGATTCATGGCGTTACCATTCCCattg ATGGAGAGTACTTCACAATGACCCGGAACGAGCCAATCGGAGTCTGCGGACAGATCATTCCT tggaacTTCCCCCTGATGATGATGGCATGGAAGCTTGCTCCGGCACTCTCGTGTGGGAACACTGTGATCCTCAAACCAGCCGAGCAGACCCCTCTCACTGCACTATACATCGCTTCTCTTGTCaaagag GCTGGCTTTCCACCAGGAGTTGTCAATATTTTGCCGGGCTACGGGCCAACGGCAGGAGCAGCGATCGCCTCCCACATGGGCATCGACAAAGTCGCTTTCACAGGATCAACTGAG GTGGGTAAGCTGATCCAAGAGGCTGCTGGGAAGAGTAACCTGAAGAGGGTCACACTGGAGCTGGGAGGAAAGAGCCCCAACATCATCTTTGCAGATGCCGACA TGGACCTGGCAGTGGAGCAGGCCCATCAGGGCGTCTTCTTTAACAGTGGCCAGTGCTGTACGGCCGGCTCTCGTGTCTTCGTGGAGGAGTCCATCTATGAGGAGTTTGTGCGCCGCAGCGTGGAGAGGGCCAAGAGGAAAATGGTGGGAAGCCCCTTTGACCCCACCACGGAGCAGggaccacag ATCagtgaagagcagcagcagcgcatCATGGCTCTGATCCAGAGCGGCGTGGCTGAGGGGGCCAAGCTGGAGTGTGGCGGTAAAATCTGCGCCGGAAAGGGCTTCTTCGTGGAGCCCACCGTCTTCTCCAACGTCACCGACAACATGCGCATCGCCAAAGAGGAG ATCTTTGGCCCGGTGCAGCAGATCCTGAAGTTTAAGACGATGGCTGAGGTGATCGAGCGAGCCAATGACACTGAGTACGGCCTAGCTGCTGCTGTCTTCACCAATGACATCAACAAAGCCATGACCGTGTCCACCTCCATGCAGGCCGGAACCGTCtg GATAAACTGCTATAACGCCCTGAGCTGCCAGTGTCCGTTTGGAGGCTATAAAATGTCTGGCAACGGCCGTGAACT gggtgAGTCTGGCCTGAGGGAGTACACTGAAGTGAAGACCATCACAATGAAGATGACGGGGAAGAACTCTTAG